From one Humulus lupulus chromosome 8, drHumLupu1.1, whole genome shotgun sequence genomic stretch:
- the LOC133794584 gene encoding ABC transporter B family member 19-like has translation MHFHSMADSSFEFNSSIANSSHRHRNRNRNSHSRRRRHPTPVNSHYAASSSFTTQFSSQYYPSGAPGRRSRHPTPVPTTPFASDNDVSWQGEVSWQFEPTGWHESHNLGSVLSPWTAAATPSESNRVRRSANDYYLSRTNGGFRTSTNSHFEYSGFHGGRIELQSFVGRDHNTSSFFGRGVQSKLSTKDRPLANTDELSIVNYVIPEDEQDHHHHHHGMLSHAGHDQDPHLHHGYDSWPSASQYRTDDKSGIDGSRVSDSEDDEEEDDDGPAKSVGLLSLFKYSTKWDIVLIFLGCLGALINGGSLPWYSYLFGEFVNKIAEDHLDGNTRMMKDVLRICLFMMGLAALVAVGAFLEITCWRLVGERSAQRIRKKYLTAVLRQDVTFFDTQISTGDIMHGISSDVAQIQEVMGEKMAHFVHHIFTFICGYAVGFSRSWKVSLVVFSVIPLMMFCGIAYKAVYVGLTSKEEVSYRKAGSVVEQAISSIRTVFSFVAEDHLAEKYADLLNKSIPFGAKIGFAKGAGVGVIYLVTYSTWALAFWYGSILVARKELSGGAAVACFFGVNLGGRGLALSLSYFAQFAQGTVAAARVFEVIDRVPEIDPYSPVGRTLQNARGRIEFKDVNFSYPSRPDAQILSSFNLVIPYSKTFALVGASGGGKSTLFALIERFYDPNKGIVTLDGHDLRTLQVKWLRGQIGMLGQEPVLFATTILENVMMGKENCTEKEAIAACIASNAHSFISTLPQGYDTQLGDRGTQLSGGQKQRIALARAMVKDPTILLLDEPTSALDPESEAVVQQAIDKISLGRTTIVIAHRLATVKNSHAIAVLERGSVAEIGNHRQLMEKAGAYYNLIKLASEAAPKTSMEVKGIAKVMQFPAYDKSVHDVSRSKYSYEISLSKNFKSMQEGNRAEEEEQKPNLRNFQFKEIWKLQRPELGILILGFILGMHAGAILSAFPLALGQALEVYFANEPSKIKRKVGNLCLIIVGLGFGCIISMTGQQGLCGWAGTKLTVRVRDLLFRSILKQEPGWFDFEENSTGVLVSRLSIDCVSFRSALGDRFSVLLMGLSSAAVGLGVCFYLEWKLTLLAAALTPFTLGANYINLIINVGPRLDNKAYAKASNIASGAVSNIRTVITFSAQEQLIKSFDLALSEPKEKSVRKTQILGLILGASQGSMYAAYTITLWFGAYLVNEKETNFGVVYKIFLILVLSSFSVGQLVGLAPDTSMAATAIPAVFSITNRRPLIGNNRGKGKKIERSKPFDIELKMVTFAYPSRPDVVVLRDFCLKVKGGSMVALVGGSGSGKSTVVWLVQRFYDPNQGKVMIGGVDLREIDVKWLRRQTALVSQEPALFGGTIRENIAIGNPGASWGEIEDAAREAYIHKFISGLPQGYETQVGESGAQLSGGQKQRIAIARAILKNSKVLLLDEASSALDLESERHVQEAVRKLSKRTTTIVVAHRLSTIREANMIAVVTNGKVTEYGSHDTLMASHVNGAYASLVRAETEANAFS, from the exons ATGCACTTCCATTCCATGGCTGATTCCTCCTTCGAGTTTAACAGCTCTATTGCTAACTCAAGCCACCGTCACCGTAACCGTAACCGCAACAGCCACAGTCGCCGGCGCCGCCACCCAACTCCTGTCAACTCACACTATGCTGCTTCTAGCTCTTTCACCACCCAGTTTAGCTCTCAATACTACCCAAGTGGTGCGCCGGGAAGAAGGTCACGCCACCCAACTCCGGTGCCCACTACGCCGTTTGCCTCCGACAATGATGTGTCATGGCAAGGTGAGGTGTCTTGGCAGTTTGAGCCAACGGGATGGCATGAAAGCCACAACCTGGGCTCTGTTCTAAGCCCGTGGACCGCTGCCGCCACTCCCTCGGAGAGTAACAGAGTTCGTCGTTCGGCCAATGATTACTATCTTTCTCGGACGAATGGCGGTTTTCGAACTTCGACGAATTCACACTTCGAATATTCTGGCTTTCATGGAGGCAGGATTGAGCTTCAAAGCTTTGTTGGTCGAGACCATAACACGAGCTCATTCTTTGGTCGTGGCGTACAGAGCAAGTTGAGTACGAAAGACAGGCCTTTGGCTAACACAGATGAGCTTAGTATAGTTAATTACGTTATACCAGAAGATGAAcaagatcatcatcatcatcaccatggAATGTTGTCACATGCAGGACATGACCAAGATCCACATCTTCACCATGGTTATGATTCATGGCCTTCTGCTAGTCAATACCGTACTGATGATAAGTCTGGTATTGATGGTAGTCGAGTTTCAGATAGtgaggatgatgaagaagaagatgatgatggcCCAGCAAAGTCAGTTGGGCTATTGAGCTTGTTTAAATATTCAACCAAGTGGGATATTGTTCTTATTTTTTTGGGTTGTTTGGGGGCTCTTATAAATGGAGGCTCACTTCCTTGGTACTCTTATCTCTTTGGAGAGTTTGTGAATAAAATTGCTGAAGATCATTTGGATGGTAACACCCGAATGATGAAAGATGTCCTTAGG ATATGCTTGTTTATGATGGGACTAGCAGCATTAGTGGCGGTTGGAGCATTCCTGG AGATAACATGTTGGAGATTGGTGGGGGAGAGGTCAGCACAAAGGATAAGAAAAAAATACTTAACAGCAGTTTTGCGACAAGATGTTACCTTTTTTGATACACAAATCAGTACTGGTGATATAATGCATGGGATTTCAAGTGATGTTGCTCAAATCCAAGAAGTCATGGGAGAGAAG ATGGCACACTTCGTTCACCATATATTTACCTTCATCTGCGGATACGCAGTTGGGTTTTCACGGTCATGGAAAGTATCTCTAGTCGTCTTTTCTGTCATCCCGCTGATGATGTTCTGTGGCATTGCTTACAAGGCTGTTTATGTTGGTCTAACATCAAAAGAAGAg GTTTCATATAGGAAAGCCGGTAGTGTAGTGGAACAAGCTATCAGTTCAATCAGAACTGTATTCTCGTTTGTGGCAGAAGATCATTTGGCTGAAAAATATGCTGATTTATTGAACAAATCAATCCCCTTTGGAGCAAAAATTGGCTTTGCTAAGGGTGCAGGTGTGGGAGTTATCTATTTGGTTACATATTCAACATGGGCATTGGCTTTCTGGTACGGCTCTATTTTGGTTGCAAGAAAAGAGTTATCAGGAGGTGCTGCCGTTGCTTGCTTCTTCGGTGTTAATCTAGGAGGAAG GGGCTTGGCATTGTCACTGTCATACTTTGCTCAATTTGCTCAAGGTACTGTGGCAGCAGCCCGAGTTTTTGAAGTCATTGATAGAGTTCCAGAGATAGATCCCTATAGCCCAGTGGGAAGGACCCTGCAGAATGCCCGAGGAAGGATTGAGTTTAAAGACGTTAATTTTTCATACCCCTCTCGTCCTGATGCTCAAATTCTCAGCTCCTTTAATCTAGTAATTCCATATTCGAAGACCTTTGCACTGGTTGGCGCTAGTGGTGGCGGCAAGTCTACCCTTTTTGCTCTAATTGAGAGGTTCTATGACCCCAACAAGG GTATAGTCACCCTGGATGGTCATGACTTGAGGACACTGCAAGTTAAGTGGCTAAGAGGTCAGATAGGTATGCTCGGCCAGGAGCCTGTTCTCTTCGCCACTACCATACTAGAAAATGTGATGATGGGAAAGGAGAATTGCACCGAGAAAGAGGCAATTGCAGCTTGTATAGCTTCCAATGCTCACAGCTTCATTTCCACCCTTCCACAAGGCTATGACACTCAG CTTGGAGACAGGGGAACCCAACTTTCTGGTGGTCAGAAGCAGCGCATTGCATTGGCTCGAGCCATGGTTAAAGACCCTACAATCCTTCTCTTGGATGAGCCTACTAGTGCCCTGGACCCGGAATCTGAGGCTGTAGTCCAACAGGCCATTGACAAGATTTCGTTAGGCCGAACAACCATTGTCATTGCTCATAGGCTAGCGACTGTGAAaaattctcatgccattgctGTTCTTGAACGTGGCTCCGTCGCTGAGATTGGTAATCACCGTCAGCTAATGGAAAAAGCTGGAGCCTACTATAATCTTATCAAGCTTGCTTCTGAAGCAGCCCCAAAAACTTCAATGGAAGTAAAAGGTATCGCAAAGGTTATGCAGTTTCCTGCTTATGACAAATCAGTACATGACGTATCAAGATCAAAGTATTCGTACGAAATATCATTGTCAAAGAACTTCAAATCAATGCAAGAGGGAAATCGAGCAGAGGAAGAAGAACAAAAACCAAATCTAAGAAACTTTCAGTTTAAAGAGATATGGAAGTTGCAAAGACCAGAGCTTGGAATACTCATCTTAGGATTTATTTTAGGTATGCATGCAGGTGCAATTCTATCTGCTTTCCCATTAGCTCTGGGACAAGCCCTTGAGGTTTACTTTGCTAATGAACCATCCAAGATTAAAAGAAAAGTTGGGAATCTTTGTTTGATAATTGTTGGACTTGGTTTTGGGTGTATAATCTCCATGACTGGGCAACAAGGTTTGTGTGGTTGGGCTGGAACAAAGCTCACAGTGAGGGTTAGAGACCTCTTGTTTAGATCAATATTGAAACAAGAACCTGGTTGGTTTGATTTTGAAGAGAACTCTACTGGAGTACTTGTCTCTAGGCTTTCCATTGATTGTGTAAGCTTTCGATCAGCCCTTGGAGATCGGTTCTCAGTCTTGTTAATGGGATTGAGTTCAGCTGCAGTAGGTCTTGGTGTATGCTTCTATCTTGAATGGAAACTAACCCTTTTGGCGGCAGCTCTCACTCCCTTCACCCTCGGTGCAAACTACATAAACTTGATTATAAATGTTGGACCAAGACTCGACAACAAAGCATATGCCAAAGCTAGCAATATTGCTTCTGGAGCAGTCTCAAATATAAGAACTGTCATAACATTTTCAGCTCAAGAACAACTAATTAAGTCCTTTGATCTAGCTTTATCAGAACCGAAAGAAAAATCGGTGAGAAAGACGCAGATTCTAGGCCTAATACTTGGGGCATCTCAAGGTTCCATGTATGCAGCATATACCATAACTCTTTGGTTTGGGGCATATCTTGTGAATGAAAAGGAAACAAACTTCGGTGTGGTTTATAAGATTTTCCTCATCCTTGTTCTGAGCTCATTTTCTGTTGGACAACTAGTTGGCCTTGCACCAGACACTTCTATGGCCGCTACAGCAATTCCAGCTGTTTTTAGTATAACCAACCGCAGGCCATTGATTGGAAATAACAGAGGGAAGGGTAAGAAGATCGAACGGTCGAAACCATTTGATATTGAGCTCAAAATGGTAACATTTGCATACCCATCTAGGCCTGACGTGGTTGTGCTGAGGGACTTCTGTTTAAAGGTCAAAGGAGGTAGTATGGTGGCATTGGTGGGGGGAAGTGGTTCAGGAAAATCCACCGTTGTATGGCTGGTACAAAGGTTTTATGATCCAAACCAAGGGAAAGTGATGATTGGGGGTGTGGATTTGAGGGAGATTGATGTTAAATGGTTGAGGAGGCAAACAGCTTTAGTGAGTCAAGAACCTGCTTTGTTTGGTGGGACTATAAGAGAGAATATTGCAATTGGAAACCCAGGGGCTTCATGGGGTGAGATTGAAGATGCTGCAAGGGAAGCTTACATTCACAAGTTCATTAGTGGCCTCCCTCAAGGTTATGAAACTCAG GTTGGAGAGAGTGGAGCCCAACTATCAGGTGGTCAAAAGCAAAGGATAGCCATAGCAAGGGCCATATTGAAGAATTCAAAGGTACTGCTACTAGATGAAGCGAGTAGTGCATTGGATTTGGAATCAGAAAGACATGTCCAGGAGGCAGTGAGAAAACTTTCCAAGCGAACCACGACCATAGTAGTGGCTCATCGGCTTTCAACCATTAGAGAAGCTAATATGATAGCAGTGGTGACCAATGGTAAGGTGACCGAGTATGGAAGCCATGACACACTCATGGCCTCCCATGTCAATGGAGCATATGCTAGCTTGGTTCGTGCTGAGACTGAAGCCAATGCATTTTCTTGA